From a single Alkalihalophilus pseudofirmus genomic region:
- a CDS encoding polysaccharide deacetylase family protein, with protein MSKSSFYLVIIFAVLIIIAGCTTTVEQEEISDQEAVEEIEEKEQGNSDSKEFESGEGESKSKDQQTEDNISEQEPKALYKVNETNWKVESLTESEKNIVLLTIDDAPDKYSTDMADTLNELGAGAIFFVNGHFIESEKGQADLKRIHDMGFEIGNHTMNHPNLKELSEEEQHREIVELNDLIEEVTGERPRFFRAPFGANTAYTESVVRDEGMILMNWTYGYDWEAEYMEKEALADIMVNTPLLTNGANILMHDREWTMEAIEDIVTGLKEKGYDIVDPREIKGLE; from the coding sequence TTGAGTAAGTCATCTTTTTACCTAGTGATTATCTTTGCTGTACTGATCATCATAGCGGGTTGTACGACTACTGTGGAACAAGAAGAGATTAGTGATCAAGAAGCTGTAGAAGAAATCGAAGAAAAAGAGCAAGGAAATTCTGATTCCAAAGAATTCGAGTCAGGAGAAGGTGAGTCTAAAAGCAAAGATCAGCAAACTGAAGATAACATTTCTGAGCAGGAACCTAAAGCTCTATATAAGGTAAATGAAACAAATTGGAAGGTAGAATCATTAACTGAAAGTGAAAAAAATATCGTCTTGCTGACAATTGATGATGCGCCTGATAAATATAGTACAGACATGGCAGATACGTTAAATGAACTAGGGGCTGGCGCAATATTCTTTGTTAACGGCCATTTTATTGAAAGTGAAAAAGGACAAGCTGACTTAAAAAGGATACACGATATGGGCTTTGAGATTGGCAATCACACAATGAATCATCCTAACTTAAAAGAGTTAAGCGAAGAGGAACAACATAGAGAAATTGTCGAGTTAAACGATTTGATAGAAGAGGTTACTGGGGAGCGCCCAAGGTTTTTCAGAGCACCTTTTGGGGCGAATACAGCGTATACTGAGTCTGTCGTTCGCGACGAGGGAATGATTCTGATGAACTGGACATACGGCTATGATTGGGAAGCTGAGTATATGGAAAAGGAAGCTCTAGCAGACATTATGGTGAATACCCCACTATTAACGAATGGAGCTAATATTCTTATGCATGATCGAGAGTGGACGATGGAGGCCATAGAAGACATTGTTACTGGCTTAAAAGAGAAAGGCTACGATATTGTTGATCCTAGGGAAATTAAAGGCTTAGAATAA
- a CDS encoding FUSC family protein — protein sequence MRKKVVIGRRVLKTGLAVFLTALLCHWFDLPATFAVITAIVTTEPTAVDSLKKGLVRLPAASIGAIFAIVLDVTLGQSALTYALVAMLTIFTCSKLKLDTGTLVATLTAVAMIPGTTDHVIADFFTRMSGTSTGIIVSTLVNFVILPPKFGPILVNKVDSLFEKTAHTLEKTVEHLLDNEENDRTHLYRDLHNQLTTTYQLTQFQYDEWRYRKSNEFERRSFGFLKRKLDYLHLVLFHIGKICHLRVNHHISEKEREEMIAAVRSFKKIIADPLHQIATSHHVVIEDLKQKRGFHTTEEETISLMTLELLSLHKATEELAHITQDERRFSIQESSYPDYIFKRAIQYE from the coding sequence ATGCGAAAAAAAGTTGTTATTGGGAGAAGAGTGCTCAAAACAGGGCTCGCCGTATTTTTAACAGCCCTACTATGTCATTGGTTTGATCTCCCGGCCACCTTCGCTGTGATCACAGCGATTGTTACGACAGAACCGACTGCAGTGGACTCGCTAAAGAAGGGGTTAGTCCGTCTGCCGGCAGCGTCTATCGGTGCAATATTTGCTATCGTCCTTGATGTTACACTTGGACAATCTGCTTTGACCTATGCATTAGTAGCTATGTTAACCATATTTACTTGCTCTAAATTAAAATTAGATACAGGCACTCTTGTAGCCACCTTAACCGCTGTTGCCATGATTCCAGGTACGACCGACCATGTTATAGCTGATTTTTTTACCAGAATGTCTGGAACATCAACCGGTATTATTGTCTCTACATTGGTTAACTTTGTTATTCTTCCTCCTAAATTTGGGCCGATCCTTGTAAATAAAGTGGACAGTTTATTTGAAAAGACGGCTCACACCTTAGAAAAGACTGTAGAACATCTCTTAGATAATGAAGAAAACGATCGAACTCATTTATACAGGGATTTACATAACCAGCTGACGACTACTTATCAATTGACTCAGTTTCAATATGATGAATGGCGTTATCGTAAATCAAATGAATTTGAAAGACGTTCTTTCGGCTTTCTTAAACGCAAACTAGATTACTTACACTTAGTCCTTTTTCACATCGGGAAGATTTGTCACTTGCGTGTAAACCACCATATTTCAGAAAAAGAAAGAGAAGAAATGATTGCAGCCGTGCGGTCATTCAAAAAAATTATCGCTGACCCTCTTCACCAAATCGCAACAAGTCATCATGTGGTGATCGAGGATCTAAAACAAAAGAGAGGTTTTCACACAACCGAAGAAGAGACGATTTCTTTAATGACACTTGAATTATTATCGCTGCATAAAGCAACCGAGGAGCTCGCCCATATTACTCAAGATGAGCGACGGTTTTCTATTCAGGAATCCTCATACCCTGACTATATTTTTAAACGAGCCATTCAATATGAATAA
- a CDS encoding M23 family metallopeptidase, translating into MVKRFLVSLLLLGAIAAGCQQETEQNEEVEEVAENEEALAEIPIEVLENEAVVHIDDLVQITGGEYSFDELHRTLQLTIDEDQFYMIDEVPVLERNGEYLATDDIYLVINEEDEVYLPIAFIEKGLNTPVTFKEETATFSWFGPAEAVGGPPESFNFEEWNVDQMVDYLDFLEKPIKGAEVSTIASHLPGAPRTYRNGFHEGIDWYDHSSGGNIYTDTPIYAMGEGIVVRADHDFVEYPSPEVRNQDLALTSQLGETPEYIFDRLRGRQVWVQYPNGVMNRFAHLYDIPEDIQVGSRVNAESIIGYVGNSGTSGAVNQDLTELHLHQDLLIYGELFWKPLNQEEVKEVLQRIWD; encoded by the coding sequence ATGGTGAAACGTTTTTTGGTTAGTTTGCTCCTTTTGGGAGCTATAGCTGCTGGGTGTCAGCAAGAAACAGAGCAGAATGAAGAAGTAGAAGAAGTGGCAGAAAATGAAGAAGCTTTAGCAGAGATTCCGATTGAAGTTTTAGAAAACGAGGCAGTAGTCCATATTGATGATTTAGTTCAAATCACAGGAGGGGAATATTCCTTTGATGAATTACATCGTACATTGCAGCTTACGATCGATGAAGATCAGTTTTATATGATAGATGAAGTGCCTGTTCTAGAAAGAAACGGAGAATACTTAGCTACTGATGATATTTATTTAGTTATAAATGAAGAAGATGAAGTGTACTTACCTATTGCATTTATTGAAAAAGGCTTAAACACTCCAGTTACCTTTAAAGAAGAGACTGCAACGTTCTCATGGTTTGGTCCAGCTGAAGCAGTAGGAGGGCCGCCTGAGTCATTTAATTTTGAAGAGTGGAATGTAGATCAGATGGTTGATTATTTAGACTTTCTTGAAAAGCCTATTAAAGGGGCTGAAGTAAGTACCATTGCTAGTCATCTTCCTGGTGCGCCAAGAACGTATCGTAACGGCTTTCATGAAGGGATTGATTGGTATGATCATTCTTCAGGAGGTAACATCTACACAGACACCCCTATTTATGCTATGGGTGAGGGGATTGTCGTTCGGGCCGATCACGACTTTGTAGAATACCCGTCGCCTGAAGTTCGAAATCAAGACTTAGCATTGACTTCTCAGCTAGGCGAAACACCTGAGTATATATTTGACCGCTTAAGAGGCAGACAAGTATGGGTGCAGTATCCAAATGGTGTGATGAATCGTTTTGCTCATTTATACGATATCCCAGAAGATATTCAAGTCGGCAGCCGAGTAAATGCAGAATCAATTATTGGCTATGTTGGAAACTCTGGGACAAGCGGGGCAGTTAATCAAGATTTAACAGAGCTTCACCTTCATCAAGATTTATTAATATACGGAGAGCTGTTTTGGAAACCTCTTAATCAAGAAGAAGTAAAAGAAGTACTTCAACGAATTTGGGATTGA
- a CDS encoding alpha-ketoacid dehydrogenase subunit beta translates to MAQMTMIQAITDAMRNELKNNEDVLVFGEDVGQNGGVFRATEGLQKEFGEERVFDTPLAESGIGGLAIGLGLTGFRPVMEVQFFGFVFEVFDSIAGQMNRLRYRTAGKQHAPITVRSPFGGGVKTPEMHADSLEGLMAQTPGLKVVIPSTPYDAKGLLISAIRDNDPVVYLEHMKLYRSFRGEVPEEEYTIELGKADVKREGKDVSIITYGAMVHSSLKAAEELEKEGIDAEVIDLMTISPLDIDTIIASVEKTNRAIVVQEAQKAAGIAANVVAEITERAILSLEAPVLRVAAPDTVYPFAAVEDEWLPDYQEIIEAAKKVVNF, encoded by the coding sequence ATGGCACAAATGACAATGATCCAAGCGATTACGGATGCTATGCGTAATGAGCTTAAGAATAACGAAGATGTTCTTGTGTTTGGAGAAGACGTTGGTCAAAACGGTGGGGTTTTCCGTGCGACTGAAGGCTTACAAAAAGAATTCGGTGAAGAGCGCGTATTCGATACACCTCTTGCTGAGTCTGGTATTGGTGGTTTGGCTATTGGTCTTGGTCTTACTGGTTTCCGTCCGGTAATGGAAGTACAATTCTTTGGTTTCGTGTTTGAAGTATTCGATTCAATCGCAGGTCAAATGAACAGACTTCGTTACCGTACAGCAGGTAAGCAGCATGCACCAATTACTGTACGTTCACCATTTGGCGGTGGAGTAAAAACGCCTGAAATGCACGCAGACAGCTTAGAAGGACTTATGGCTCAAACTCCTGGTTTAAAAGTGGTTATTCCTTCAACTCCATACGATGCAAAAGGATTATTAATTTCTGCGATCCGTGATAACGATCCAGTTGTTTACTTAGAGCACATGAAACTTTATCGTTCATTCCGTGGAGAAGTTCCTGAAGAGGAGTACACAATTGAATTAGGTAAAGCTGATGTGAAGCGTGAAGGTAAAGATGTTTCTATTATCACATACGGCGCGATGGTTCACTCTTCTCTAAAAGCAGCAGAAGAGCTTGAAAAAGAAGGAATCGATGCTGAAGTTATCGATTTAATGACGATCAGCCCGCTAGATATTGATACAATTATTGCATCTGTTGAGAAAACAAACCGTGCAATCGTAGTGCAAGAAGCTCAAAAGGCAGCTGGAATCGCAGCAAACGTGGTAGCTGAAATCACTGAGCGTGCAATTCTTAGTCTTGAAGCTCCAGTTCTTCGCGTTGCTGCACCTGATACGGTTTATCCGTTTGCTGCAGTAGAAGATGAGTGGTTACCTGATTATCAAGAAATAATTGAAGCAGCTAAGAAAGTTGTTAACTTCTAA
- a CDS encoding dihydrolipoamide acetyltransferase family protein, protein MAYEFKLPDIGEGIHEGEIVKWFVKPGDEIKEDDILLEVQNDKAVVEIPSPVDGKVLEVKVEEGTVSIVGDVLVTIDAGDANPAEESASQEEAEPAKEEPKEEPKEEKKEETPKADNTNDDNDDTRVIAMPSVRKFAREKGVNIKQVSGTGKNGRILKEDIENHLNGGGADTASDAKVETADTKQDQAAAKSEPTAIPAGEMEERVPFKGVRKAIAKAMVNSKHTAPHVTHMDEVEVSALVTHRKQYKEIAAEQGTKLTYLPYVVKALTAALRKYPALNASIDDANDEIVYKKYFNIGIAADTEHGLFVPVVKDADRKSIFALADEINELAVKARDGKLSGAEMKGGSATISNVGSARGLWFTPVINHPEVAILGIGRIEEKPVVKNGEIVAAPVLALSISYDHRLIDGVTAQNALNHVKRLLNDPQLLLMEG, encoded by the coding sequence GTGGCATATGAATTTAAACTGCCTGATATTGGTGAAGGAATTCACGAAGGTGAAATTGTAAAATGGTTTGTAAAACCAGGCGATGAAATTAAAGAAGATGATATTCTTTTAGAAGTTCAAAATGATAAAGCAGTTGTTGAGATCCCTTCTCCAGTTGACGGGAAAGTTCTCGAAGTGAAAGTTGAAGAAGGAACAGTAAGCATAGTTGGTGATGTTCTTGTAACAATTGACGCTGGTGATGCAAACCCTGCTGAAGAAAGTGCTTCACAAGAAGAAGCAGAGCCTGCAAAGGAAGAGCCAAAGGAAGAACCAAAAGAAGAGAAAAAAGAAGAAACTCCTAAAGCTGACAATACGAATGATGACAACGACGACACACGTGTTATTGCGATGCCTTCAGTTCGTAAGTTTGCACGTGAAAAAGGTGTAAACATCAAGCAAGTAAGCGGTACGGGTAAAAATGGCCGTATTCTGAAAGAAGATATTGAAAACCACCTAAACGGCGGCGGTGCAGACACTGCTTCTGATGCTAAAGTAGAAACTGCTGATACTAAACAAGATCAAGCAGCTGCTAAGAGTGAACCAACGGCAATTCCAGCTGGCGAAATGGAAGAGCGTGTACCATTCAAAGGTGTACGTAAAGCTATTGCAAAAGCAATGGTTAACTCGAAGCACACTGCTCCTCATGTTACTCACATGGATGAAGTAGAGGTTTCAGCTTTAGTTACTCACCGTAAGCAATATAAAGAAATCGCAGCTGAGCAAGGTACTAAGCTTACTTATTTACCATATGTAGTGAAGGCACTTACAGCTGCATTACGTAAATACCCTGCATTAAATGCGTCAATCGATGATGCAAATGATGAGATTGTTTACAAAAAGTACTTCAACATCGGTATCGCAGCGGATACAGAGCACGGTTTATTCGTCCCTGTAGTTAAAGATGCGGATCGTAAATCTATTTTTGCATTAGCGGATGAAATTAATGAGTTGGCAGTTAAAGCTCGTGATGGTAAACTTAGTGGTGCAGAAATGAAGGGCGGATCAGCAACAATTTCTAATGTTGGTTCTGCTCGTGGTCTATGGTTTACACCAGTTATCAATCACCCAGAAGTTGCTATTCTAGGTATTGGTCGTATTGAAGAGAAGCCAGTCGTTAAAAATGGCGAGATTGTAGCCGCGCCAGTGTTGGCTCTTTCTATTAGCTATGACCACCGTTTAATTGATGGCGTAACAGCTCAGAATGCTCTAAACCACGTTAAGCGTCTGTTAAATGATCCACAATTACTATTAATGGAGGGGTAA
- a CDS encoding glycine betaine uptake BCCT transporter, with translation MKKLTPVFIISVAIAFAFIVWGVVAPENLEAVTSSTQGFITNELGWFYLLAATGFLIFSLYLIFSPYGKIKLGKPDEKPEYNYLTWFSFLFTAGMGIGLVFWGVSEPMYHFFEPPSADPASNAAAGEAMRYSIFHWGLHPWAIYSVVALALAYFKFRKGAPGIMSAVFQPLLGDRVNGKIGTTINVIVVFATIFGVATSLGFGAAQISAGLAYLIPGLGNFSDAALQLIVILIVTVLFMVSAQTGLNKGIRILSKTNVYLAVILLLFVLFLGPTSYIMGVFTQGVGSYIQNLVGMSFRLDVYNAETSWVEGWTIFYWAWWISWAPFVGTFIARVSRGRTIREFVIGVLAVPATFGALWFSVFGGTGIYMQREGIADINGIMTDSGMEVALFAVLEQFPLGLIMSIVAVFLISSFFVTSADSATVVLGMQTTNGSLNPPNSVKFVWGLIISASAAVLLTSPEGLGALQTAAIIAALPFTVIMIFMIISVMKALKEEKPTLATEKERIRQERFELKQEREKLKQEKILFKEEKTANKKKK, from the coding sequence ATGAAAAAGCTTACGCCTGTTTTTATTATTTCTGTCGCTATAGCTTTTGCTTTTATTGTTTGGGGTGTAGTTGCCCCTGAAAATCTTGAAGCTGTTACTTCAAGTACACAAGGATTTATCACAAACGAATTAGGCTGGTTTTACCTGCTTGCCGCTACAGGATTTTTAATCTTTTCTCTTTATTTGATCTTTAGTCCTTACGGAAAAATTAAACTTGGTAAACCTGATGAAAAGCCTGAATACAATTACCTCACATGGTTCTCATTCTTATTTACAGCTGGTATGGGGATTGGGCTTGTTTTTTGGGGTGTGTCTGAGCCTATGTATCATTTCTTTGAACCCCCGAGTGCTGATCCCGCTTCAAATGCCGCTGCCGGAGAAGCTATGAGGTACTCGATTTTCCACTGGGGATTACATCCTTGGGCGATTTATTCTGTCGTTGCCCTAGCACTAGCTTATTTCAAATTCAGAAAAGGTGCTCCAGGTATTATGAGTGCTGTTTTCCAACCTCTATTAGGTGATAGAGTGAACGGGAAAATTGGTACGACAATTAATGTCATTGTTGTATTTGCGACTATTTTCGGGGTTGCTACATCCCTTGGCTTTGGTGCTGCCCAAATTTCTGCTGGTCTTGCTTATCTTATCCCCGGGCTAGGAAATTTCAGTGATGCTGCACTCCAATTAATTGTCATATTAATTGTCACTGTTCTATTTATGGTTTCTGCCCAAACAGGGTTAAATAAAGGGATTCGAATTTTGAGTAAGACAAATGTATATTTAGCAGTTATTCTTTTGTTATTTGTCTTATTCTTAGGACCTACAAGCTATATTATGGGTGTGTTTACTCAGGGTGTAGGCAGTTATATTCAAAACCTGGTTGGCATGAGTTTTAGATTAGACGTTTACAATGCAGAGACAAGCTGGGTTGAAGGATGGACGATCTTCTACTGGGCTTGGTGGATCTCTTGGGCTCCTTTTGTAGGAACGTTTATCGCACGGGTTTCACGAGGTCGTACCATTAGAGAATTTGTTATTGGGGTTCTTGCTGTTCCCGCTACGTTTGGCGCATTATGGTTCAGTGTTTTTGGCGGAACAGGAATTTATATGCAGCGTGAAGGAATTGCCGATATTAACGGTATTATGACAGACTCAGGTATGGAAGTAGCTTTATTTGCTGTATTAGAACAATTTCCTCTTGGTCTAATCATGTCTATCGTGGCGGTTTTCTTAATTTCTTCATTCTTTGTTACATCTGCGGACTCTGCTACAGTTGTTCTTGGAATGCAGACAACGAATGGAAGCTTAAACCCGCCTAACTCTGTGAAATTCGTGTGGGGGTTAATTATTTCAGCTTCTGCAGCTGTTTTATTAACTTCTCCAGAAGGACTCGGAGCTTTGCAAACCGCAGCCATTATCGCGGCTCTGCCTTTTACAGTGATTATGATCTTTATGATTATATCAGTCATGAAAGCATTAAAAGAAGAAAAGCCTACTCTAGCAACAGAAAAAGAACGTATTAGACAAGAACGATTTGAGTTAAAACAAGAAAGAGAAAAGCTAAAGCAAGAGAAAATACTTTTTAAAGAAGAAAAAACGGCAAATAAAAAGAAAAAATAA
- the lpdA gene encoding dihydrolipoyl dehydrogenase, whose protein sequence is MVVGDFANEVDTLVIGSGPGGYVAAIRAAQLGQKVTIVEKGTLGGVCLNVGCIPSKALISAGHRYHNAKHSEDMGVTAEGVSINFDKVQEWKGSVVKKLTGGVEGLLKGNKVEIVQGEAYFASENSVRIMDEKSSQTYNFKNCIIATGSSPIELPSFKYTERVINSTGALALKEVPKKMVVIGGGYIGIELTGAYSNMGTEVVVLEGGKQILPGFEKQMSKLVEKRLKKNGVAFHTEALAKGVEETENGVKVTAEVKGKEEVFEADYVLVTVGRKPNTEELGLEQIGVEMTERGLIKTDKQCRTNVSNIYAIGDIIEGPALAHKASYEGKIAAEAIAGEKSEIDYLAIPAVVFSDPELATVGYSEQEAKDAGYDIVAAKFPFAANGRALSLNDTDGFMKLITRKEDGLVIGAQIAGPNASDMIAELGLAIETGMTAEDIALTIHAHPSLGEITMEAAEVAIGTPIHIVK, encoded by the coding sequence ATGGTTGTTGGAGATTTCGCAAATGAAGTAGACACACTTGTCATTGGTTCAGGTCCAGGAGGATATGTTGCAGCAATCCGTGCAGCCCAACTCGGACAAAAAGTAACGATCGTTGAAAAAGGAACTCTTGGAGGGGTATGTCTTAATGTAGGTTGTATCCCATCAAAAGCACTTATCTCAGCTGGACACCGTTATCACAATGCTAAGCATTCTGAGGATATGGGAGTTACTGCAGAAGGCGTTTCAATCAACTTTGATAAAGTTCAAGAGTGGAAAGGCTCTGTCGTTAAGAAATTAACAGGCGGTGTTGAAGGCCTTCTTAAAGGAAACAAAGTTGAGATCGTACAAGGGGAAGCATACTTTGCTTCTGAGAACTCTGTACGTATTATGGACGAGAAAAGTTCGCAAACATACAACTTCAAAAATTGTATCATTGCAACAGGTTCTAGCCCGATTGAACTTCCTAGCTTCAAATACACTGAGCGTGTTATCAACTCAACAGGAGCTCTTGCTCTTAAAGAAGTACCTAAGAAAATGGTTGTAATCGGTGGTGGATACATTGGTATCGAGCTTACTGGTGCATATTCTAACATGGGTACTGAAGTAGTAGTTCTAGAAGGCGGCAAACAAATCCTTCCTGGCTTCGAAAAGCAAATGAGTAAACTTGTTGAGAAGAGACTTAAAAAGAACGGTGTTGCATTCCATACCGAAGCTCTAGCTAAAGGCGTGGAAGAAACAGAAAACGGCGTTAAAGTTACAGCTGAAGTTAAAGGGAAAGAAGAAGTGTTTGAAGCAGACTATGTTCTTGTAACAGTTGGTCGTAAACCAAACACTGAAGAGCTTGGCCTTGAACAAATCGGTGTGGAAATGACAGAACGCGGTTTAATTAAAACGGACAAGCAATGTCGTACAAATGTAAGCAACATCTACGCAATTGGTGACATTATTGAAGGTCCTGCATTAGCACACAAAGCTTCTTACGAAGGTAAGATTGCAGCTGAAGCTATTGCTGGTGAAAAATCAGAAATTGATTACTTAGCTATTCCGGCTGTTGTATTCTCTGATCCAGAGCTTGCTACAGTTGGTTACAGTGAACAAGAAGCAAAAGATGCAGGCTATGATATCGTAGCAGCTAAGTTCCCATTTGCAGCTAACGGACGTGCTCTATCTCTTAACGATACTGATGGCTTTATGAAGCTAATCACTCGTAAAGAAGATGGACTAGTGATCGGAGCTCAAATTGCTGGACCAAATGCTTCTGATATGATTGCAGAACTTGGACTTGCAATTGAAACGGGCATGACAGCTGAAGATATTGCTCTTACTATTCATGCGCATCCTTCATTAGGTGAGATCACAATGGAAGCTGCTGAAGTTGCTATTGGTACACCTATTCACATTGTAAAATAA
- a CDS encoding GapA-binding peptide SR1P translates to MGTIICQNCNKTIEHFEGEKVTKLYAQGHNCIDCKSAKKQK, encoded by the coding sequence ATGGGTACAATCATTTGCCAAAACTGCAACAAGACGATCGAACATTTTGAAGGTGAAAAGGTTACAAAACTTTATGCTCAAGGACATAACTGTATTGACTGCAAATCAGCTAAGAAGCAAAAATAA
- a CDS encoding aminotransferase class I/II-fold pyridoxal phosphate-dependent enzyme yields MSRQDITPLFTGVKEHAEQNPIQFHIPGHKKGTGMDPEFRHFIGENALSIDLINIAPLDDLHHPHGIIKEAQELAAEAFGADYTFFSVQGTSGAIMTMIMSVCGPGDKIIVPRNVHKSIMSAIIFSGATPIFIHPEIDPDLGISHGITLDSVERALESHPDAKGLLVINPTYFGISANLEAIVEVAHSYCIPVLVDEAHGVHIHFHDKLPLSAMQAGADMAATSVHKLGGSMTQSSVLNVKEGLVSPKRVQSIISMLTTTSTSYLLLSSLDVARKRLATDGEALIDHTIKLAQQTRARLNEIPGIICVGSEILGTKATYDMDPTKLIISIKELSMNGYEVENWLRERYKIEVELSDLYNILCIVSLGDTEEKMEILVQALSELAKAHQRSESLEPKAVYVPNIPTLALSPRDAFYAETEVIRFDESAGRIIAEFIMVYPPGIPILIPGEIISQENLAYIKENLQAGLPVQGPEDATFNTLRVIKEHQAIK; encoded by the coding sequence TTGTCACGACAAGATATAACTCCTTTATTTACAGGGGTAAAAGAGCATGCAGAACAAAACCCGATCCAATTTCATATCCCGGGACATAAAAAAGGAACAGGCATGGATCCTGAATTCAGACATTTTATTGGAGAGAATGCATTATCAATTGATTTAATAAATATTGCCCCATTAGATGACCTCCATCATCCACATGGAATCATTAAGGAAGCACAGGAACTTGCAGCAGAGGCATTCGGCGCAGATTATACCTTTTTTTCTGTACAAGGGACAAGCGGGGCTATCATGACGATGATCATGTCCGTTTGCGGACCGGGAGATAAAATTATTGTACCGAGGAATGTTCATAAGTCTATTATGTCAGCGATTATCTTCTCTGGTGCAACACCTATATTTATTCATCCCGAGATTGACCCGGACCTCGGGATCTCTCACGGAATTACATTAGATTCTGTGGAGAGAGCTTTAGAATCACATCCCGATGCAAAAGGGCTGCTCGTTATTAACCCAACATACTTTGGAATCTCAGCTAATTTGGAGGCAATTGTTGAAGTTGCCCATTCTTATTGCATTCCTGTTCTAGTAGACGAAGCACACGGTGTCCATATTCATTTTCATGATAAACTTCCGCTATCAGCGATGCAGGCTGGTGCTGATATGGCAGCTACAAGTGTTCACAAACTCGGGGGATCGATGACTCAAAGTTCAGTCCTTAATGTTAAAGAAGGGTTAGTTTCACCTAAGAGAGTGCAGTCCATTATTAGTATGTTGACAACCACGTCTACCTCTTATCTACTATTATCATCTTTAGATGTGGCTAGAAAACGGTTAGCGACAGATGGTGAAGCTTTAATCGACCATACGATAAAACTAGCTCAACAAACAAGAGCTCGCTTAAATGAAATTCCGGGAATTATATGTGTCGGCAGTGAAATTCTTGGCACAAAGGCAACTTACGATATGGACCCTACCAAATTAATCATATCTATTAAAGAATTAAGTATGAATGGGTATGAGGTTGAGAATTGGTTAAGAGAGCGTTATAAAATCGAAGTTGAACTTTCTGACCTTTACAATATATTGTGCATCGTATCTTTGGGGGATACCGAAGAAAAAATGGAGATCCTTGTGCAAGCTCTCAGTGAATTAGCAAAAGCTCATCAACGTTCAGAGAGCCTAGAACCAAAAGCTGTCTATGTACCAAATATCCCGACATTAGCCTTATCACCGCGTGATGCGTTTTATGCAGAAACGGAAGTGATTCGATTTGATGAATCTGCAGGCCGAATCATTGCTGAATTCATTATGGTCTATCCGCCAGGCATACCTATTCTTATTCCTGGTGAAATCATCTCACAAGAAAACTTAGCTTATATAAAAGAAAATTTACAAGCAGGCTTACCAGTACAAGGGCCTGAAGATGCTACATTTAATACATTAAGAGTCATTAAAGAACATCAGGCGATCAAATAA